The following proteins are co-located in the Diaphorobacter sp. HDW4B genome:
- a CDS encoding TerC family protein encodes MDFLTSPEFWVALGQIIIIDILLGGDNAVVIALACRKLPPEQRKKGIIWGTAGAIILRVILIAFAMTLLNLPFLKAVGAILLVWIGVKLLAPDEDGHGDVAGSDKLLAAIKTIIVADLVMSVDNVIAIAGAAQNAGEHSMLLVVLGLLISIPIIVWGSQLVIKLMERFPMIITAGGMLLGWIAGGMLVTDPVFANPDKWQWMFKIPQSDTLRYAASVAGALLVLLIGKAIVAKRKTAGGDAPAAH; translated from the coding sequence ATGGACTTTTTGACTTCGCCCGAATTCTGGGTCGCGCTGGGTCAGATCATCATCATCGACATCCTGCTGGGTGGCGATAACGCGGTGGTGATCGCACTCGCATGCCGCAAGCTGCCACCCGAGCAGCGCAAGAAAGGCATCATCTGGGGCACCGCCGGTGCCATCATCTTGCGGGTCATCCTCATTGCTTTTGCAATGACGCTGCTGAATCTGCCGTTCCTGAAGGCAGTGGGCGCGATCCTGCTGGTGTGGATTGGCGTGAAACTGCTCGCCCCCGATGAAGACGGCCATGGCGACGTCGCCGGCAGCGACAAGCTGCTCGCAGCCATCAAGACCATCATCGTCGCCGACCTGGTGATGAGCGTGGACAACGTGATCGCCATCGCTGGCGCGGCACAGAACGCAGGCGAACACTCGATGCTGCTCGTGGTGCTGGGTCTGTTGATCTCCATCCCGATCATCGTCTGGGGCAGCCAGTTGGTCATCAAGCTCATGGAGCGCTTCCCGATGATCATCACCGCCGGCGGCATGCTGCTGGGCTGGATCGCAGGTGGCATGCTCGTGACCGACCCCGTGTTCGCCAACCCCGACAAGTGGCAGTGGATGTTCAAGATCCCGCAGTCCGACACCCTGCGCTACGCAGCCAGCGTTGCCGGTGCCCTGCTGGTTCTGCTGATCGGCAAGGCCATCGTCGCCAAGCGCAAGACCGCTGGTGGCGACGCGCCCGCCGCACACTGA
- a CDS encoding YaeQ family protein, whose amino-acid sequence MAIKSTIFKANLSIADIDNGYYADHSLTLARHPSETDERMMIRLAALALNAYKLQAICNGDGTLAFGAGLSDVEDPDVSLTDFTGRKRLWIEVGQPEEKPITKACSKTDAVIVYPFNHASEIWWKGIENKIARLDKVQVWRIPTDASQELAKLAERSMQLQATIQENTLTFSSNLGSVVVEPVRWK is encoded by the coding sequence ATGGCCATCAAATCCACCATCTTCAAGGCGAATCTTTCGATTGCCGACATCGACAACGGCTACTACGCCGACCATTCGCTCACGCTCGCCCGCCACCCCAGCGAAACCGACGAGCGCATGATGATCCGCCTGGCCGCACTTGCACTGAACGCTTACAAGTTGCAGGCCATCTGCAATGGCGACGGTACGCTGGCCTTCGGCGCTGGCCTGTCGGATGTGGAAGATCCCGACGTCTCGCTCACCGATTTCACTGGCCGCAAGCGTCTGTGGATCGAAGTCGGTCAGCCCGAAGAAAAGCCGATCACCAAGGCCTGCAGCAAGACCGATGCGGTCATCGTCTATCCGTTCAATCACGCATCGGAAATCTGGTGGAAGGGCATCGAGAACAAGATCGCGCGGCTGGACAAGGTGCAGGTCTGGCGCATTCCGACGGACGCATCGCAGGAGCTCGCCAAGCTGGCCGAGCGCAGCATGCAGTTGCAGGCGACGATTCAGGAAAACACGCTCACGTTCAGCAGCAATCTGGGCAGTGTGGTGGTCGAGCCGGTCCGCTGGAAATAA
- a CDS encoding putative signal transducing protein, with the protein MLRLVTAPNIVQAKIWCDLLCEAGLPATVLREHFASVHGLMPPTECNPEIWLEHEEHEAAARKLLDDLDHLPQRKWQCRCGETVEGGFEQCWSCGGFMQLGQPLS; encoded by the coding sequence ATGCTGCGTCTCGTGACTGCTCCCAACATCGTTCAGGCCAAGATCTGGTGCGACCTGCTGTGCGAAGCAGGCTTGCCCGCGACAGTGCTGCGCGAGCATTTCGCATCGGTGCACGGCCTGATGCCGCCCACGGAATGCAATCCGGAAATCTGGCTGGAACACGAAGAGCACGAAGCTGCTGCGCGCAAGCTGCTCGACGATCTGGACCATCTGCCGCAGCGCAAGTGGCAATGCCGCTGCGGCGAGACGGTCGAAGGCGGGTTCGAACAGTGCTGGAGCTGCGGGGGCTTCATGCAGCTCGGCCAGCCACTGTCGTGA
- a CDS encoding DUF3717 domain-containing protein encodes MSLIHITDIEAAINHWRARSPADAGAALASELIVLAEVYARMVYQHRDEIAEGDMPAEAMFAWLEWYDTTMDTPCIAICSTSQGDATCKGCGRTFGEVQNWLELGPVQKRAVWRRITMQGTALRFTRYKERAGR; translated from the coding sequence TTGTCCCTCATCCACATCACCGACATCGAAGCGGCGATCAACCACTGGCGCGCCCGTTCGCCAGCGGATGCGGGTGCCGCTCTGGCCAGCGAACTGATCGTGCTGGCCGAGGTGTATGCGCGCATGGTCTACCAGCATAGGGATGAGATCGCAGAAGGCGACATGCCTGCCGAAGCCATGTTCGCCTGGCTGGAGTGGTACGACACGACCATGGACACGCCGTGCATCGCCATCTGTTCGACCAGTCAGGGGGATGCCACCTGCAAGGGCTGTGGTCGCACGTTTGGCGAAGTGCAGAACTGGCTGGAGTTGGGCCCGGTGCAGAAACGCGCGGTGTGGCGGCGCATCACCATGCAAGGTACGGCCTTGCGATTCACGCGCTACAAGGAGCGCGCCGGTCGCTGA
- a CDS encoding efflux RND transporter permease subunit, with product MNLSAWSIRNPIPAAMIFVLLTLAGLLSFQAMKVQNFPDMDLPVVNVTASLPGAAPGQLESDVARKIENAIATTQGLKHITTTLTDGTATISAEYRLEKPVQEAVDDVRSAVSRVRSEMPADLRDPIVNKLDLSGQAILAFTISSSKLDNEALSWFVDDSLTRRLLAVSGVGAVSRVGGVTREVRVALDPQRMQGLGATAADVSRQLRATQLESAGGRAELGGEEQPLRTLATVQTADQIAAMDIALSGGRHIRLDQIATVTDTTAEQRSAAFLNDQPVIGFEITRARGASEVEVGAGVQKVLDQLQADHPDLKLTRAFDFVTIAQDEYDSSMHLLYEGAILAIVVVWLFLRDWRATIVSAVALPLSVIPAFIGMHLLGFSINIITLLALSLVVGILVDDAIVEVENIVRHLRMGKSPYQAAMEAADEIGLAVIATTFTLIAVFLPTAFMSGIAGRFFKQFGWTAALAVFASLVVARLLTPMMAAYMLKPLVGEEKEPRWLAAYMRASQWCLKHRVLTLLAALLFFIGSLALIPLLPSGFIPADDNQQTQVTLELPPGTKLPETRELLTQATEHAMKIGHVASIYATIGGGSAGSDPFMGNAASDPRKATLTLTLSPRGERPRKQAIEQQLRIAMQDLPGVRVKIGLGGSNDRYILALASEDPQALSAAAQAVERELRTIPGIGGVTSSASLVRPEIAVRPDFARAADLGVSTNAIAETLRVATVGDYDQYLPKLNLAQRQVPIVVRLDNAARQDLSTLERLTVPGAHGPVRLGEVATLELADGPAVISRYDRSRNVNFDIELGSQGLGEVQEAVRQLPSVQALPASVRLIDIGDAEAMGELFASFGLAMLTGVVCIYIVLVLLFKDFLQPVTILAALPLSLGGAFVGLLMAGKSFSMPSLIGLIMLMGIATKNSILLVEYAIVARRDHGMSRLDALLDACHKRARPIIMTTLAMGAGMAPIALALGGADMSFRSPMATAVIGGLITSTVLSLLVIPALFTYIDDFEQWFLRKLTRKKHAQPN from the coding sequence ATGAATCTCTCCGCCTGGTCCATCCGCAATCCGATCCCGGCAGCGATGATCTTTGTGCTGCTCACACTGGCAGGCCTGTTGTCGTTCCAAGCGATGAAGGTGCAGAACTTTCCCGACATGGACCTGCCCGTCGTGAACGTCACCGCCTCGCTGCCCGGCGCTGCGCCCGGTCAGCTCGAAAGCGACGTCGCGCGCAAGATCGAGAACGCCATCGCCACCACGCAGGGCCTCAAGCACATCACCACCACGCTGACCGACGGCACGGCCACCATCTCGGCCGAATACCGCCTCGAAAAGCCCGTGCAGGAAGCCGTGGACGACGTGCGCTCCGCCGTCTCGCGCGTGCGCTCGGAAATGCCTGCCGATCTGCGCGACCCCATCGTCAACAAGCTGGATCTGTCGGGGCAGGCGATTCTGGCGTTCACGATTTCGTCGAGCAAGCTGGACAACGAGGCGCTGTCCTGGTTCGTCGACGACTCGCTCACGCGCCGCCTGCTGGCCGTGTCCGGCGTGGGTGCCGTGAGCCGCGTGGGCGGCGTGACGCGCGAGGTGCGCGTGGCGCTCGATCCGCAGCGCATGCAAGGGCTTGGTGCCACGGCGGCCGACGTCTCGCGCCAATTGCGCGCAACGCAGCTCGAAAGCGCGGGTGGCCGTGCCGAACTGGGCGGCGAAGAGCAACCGCTGCGCACGCTCGCCACGGTGCAGACGGCTGACCAGATTGCGGCCATGGACATCGCGCTCTCCGGCGGACGCCATATCCGCCTCGACCAGATCGCCACCGTCACCGACACCACGGCCGAGCAGCGCTCTGCTGCTTTCCTCAACGACCAGCCGGTGATCGGCTTCGAGATCACGCGCGCTCGCGGCGCCAGCGAAGTGGAAGTGGGCGCGGGCGTGCAGAAGGTGCTCGACCAGTTGCAGGCCGACCACCCCGATCTGAAGCTCACCCGCGCCTTCGACTTCGTGACGATTGCGCAGGACGAATACGACAGCTCCATGCATCTGCTGTACGAGGGCGCAATTCTCGCCATCGTCGTGGTCTGGCTGTTCCTGCGCGACTGGCGCGCGACCATCGTCTCGGCGGTCGCGCTGCCGCTGTCGGTGATTCCGGCCTTCATCGGCATGCACCTGCTGGGCTTTTCGATCAACATCATCACCCTGCTTGCGCTGTCGCTGGTGGTCGGCATTCTGGTCGACGATGCGATCGTCGAGGTCGAGAACATCGTGCGCCATCTGCGCATGGGCAAGTCGCCGTATCAGGCGGCGATGGAAGCAGCCGACGAAATCGGTCTCGCGGTGATCGCCACCACCTTCACGCTGATCGCGGTGTTCCTGCCAACTGCGTTCATGAGCGGCATCGCCGGGCGCTTCTTCAAGCAGTTCGGCTGGACGGCGGCGCTTGCGGTGTTCGCATCGCTGGTCGTCGCGCGGCTGCTCACGCCGATGATGGCGGCCTACATGCTCAAGCCGCTGGTCGGCGAAGAGAAAGAGCCGCGCTGGCTCGCCGCCTACATGCGCGCGTCGCAGTGGTGCCTCAAGCACCGCGTGCTCACGCTGCTGGCCGCGCTGCTGTTCTTCATCGGCTCGCTCGCGCTGATTCCGCTGCTGCCCTCGGGCTTCATCCCGGCGGACGACAATCAGCAGACCCAGGTCACGCTGGAGTTGCCGCCCGGCACCAAACTGCCCGAAACCCGCGAGCTGCTCACGCAAGCCACCGAGCACGCCATGAAGATCGGCCATGTCGCCAGCATCTACGCGACGATTGGCGGCGGCTCGGCGGGTTCGGACCCGTTCATGGGCAACGCCGCGTCTGACCCGCGAAAGGCCACGCTCACCCTCACGCTCAGCCCGCGCGGCGAGCGTCCACGCAAGCAGGCCATCGAGCAGCAACTGCGCATCGCCATGCAGGACCTGCCCGGCGTGCGCGTGAAGATCGGCCTTGGTGGCTCCAACGACCGCTACATCCTCGCGCTCGCCAGCGAAGACCCGCAGGCGCTGTCCGCCGCCGCACAAGCCGTGGAGCGCGAACTGCGCACGATTCCCGGCATCGGCGGCGTGACCTCCTCGGCCAGCCTCGTGCGCCCGGAAATCGCCGTGCGCCCGGATTTCGCGCGTGCCGCCGATCTGGGCGTCTCCACCAACGCAATCGCCGAAACCCTGCGCGTGGCGACCGTCGGCGACTACGACCAGTACCTGCCCAAGCTCAACCTCGCCCAGCGGCAGGTTCCCATCGTCGTGCGACTGGACAACGCCGCACGCCAGGACCTCTCCACGCTGGAGCGCCTCACGGTGCCCGGCGCGCACGGCCCGGTGCGCCTGGGTGAAGTGGCGACGCTGGAACTCGCAGACGGCCCGGCGGTGATCAGTCGCTACGACCGTTCGCGCAATGTGAATTTCGACATCGAACTCGGCTCGCAGGGCCTGGGCGAAGTGCAGGAAGCCGTGCGCCAGTTGCCTTCAGTGCAGGCGCTGCCAGCCAGCGTGCGCCTGATCGACATCGGCGACGCGGAAGCCATGGGTGAGCTGTTCGCCAGCTTTGGCCTTGCGATGCTGACCGGCGTGGTCTGCATCTACATCGTGCTGGTGCTGTTGTTCAAGGACTTCCTGCAGCCGGTGACGATTCTGGCGGCCCTGCCGCTGTCGCTGGGCGGCGCGTTCGTGGGCCTGCTGATGGCGGGAAAGAGCTTTTCGATGCCTTCGCTCATCGGGCTGATCATGCTCATGGGCATTGCGACCAAGAACTCCATCCTGCTGGTGGAATACGCCATCGTCGCGCGCCGCGATCACGGCATGAGCCGCCTCGACGCGCTGCTCGACGCCTGCCACAAGCGCGCCCGCCCGATCATCATGACTACGCTCGCCATGGGCGCGGGCATGGCACCGATCGCGCTGGCGCTGGGCGGTGCCGACATGAGCTTCCGCTCCCCCATGGCGACCGCCGTGATCGGCGGGCTGATCACCTCGACCGTGCTGAGCCTGCTCGTGATTCCGGCGTTGTTCACCTACATTGACGATTTTGAGCAATGGTTTCTGCGCAAACTCACTCGCAAGAAGCATGCTCAACCGAATTAG
- a CDS encoding M48 family metalloprotease, producing the protein MLAASTLAVGSGSAWALGLPSLGDGQSLTTPQERKLGDRIIKELYRDPDYLDDAVLTEYVSQIMASLMKVSEERGELSDELKDRYAWQVLLGRDKQVNAFALPGGYFGVYLGLISIVSTRDELASVLAHELSHVTQRHIARMIDQQGKMTPLMIGSMILGALAASRSPDAAAALMMGGQAAVVQNQLNFTRDMEREADRIGFGLMKPAGFAQQGFVGMFDKLQQANRINDNGSWPYLRSHPLTTQRIADMHARIGKEDGAEPPASLDHVMMVARARVLTKPGVEVLRQYVNETKDVGFADKSLNRRASAFYAAALSGVQLQDYALARDAVGKLKPLVQGNAAAQRQVQLLAAEVEMAAGKPEDALRELNAGGQRITADAGRPELLARTQALLQLKRGAEMTGTLQTWVATHPKDSGAWLALSRVWNQQNQPLRAIRAEAEAQMGHYDYAAALDRFKAGQDLARKGGGDFYDASIIDTRLREVESLLKEQAADRSLN; encoded by the coding sequence GTGCTGGCGGCTTCCACTTTGGCGGTGGGCAGTGGCAGTGCGTGGGCTCTCGGCCTTCCATCTCTCGGCGACGGGCAGAGCCTGACGACGCCGCAGGAGCGCAAGCTGGGTGATCGGATCATCAAGGAGCTGTACCGCGATCCGGATTATCTGGACGATGCGGTGCTGACCGAGTACGTCAGTCAGATCATGGCGTCGCTGATGAAGGTGTCGGAAGAACGCGGCGAGCTGAGTGATGAGCTGAAGGATCGCTATGCGTGGCAGGTTCTGCTGGGGCGTGACAAGCAGGTGAATGCGTTTGCGCTGCCTGGCGGTTACTTTGGTGTGTATCTGGGGCTGATCTCGATTGTCTCGACGCGCGATGAGCTGGCGTCTGTGCTGGCGCATGAGTTGAGCCACGTGACGCAGCGGCATATTGCGCGGATGATTGATCAGCAGGGCAAGATGACGCCGTTGATGATCGGCTCGATGATTCTGGGGGCGCTGGCGGCGAGCCGTAGTCCGGATGCTGCGGCTGCGCTGATGATGGGCGGGCAGGCTGCTGTGGTGCAGAACCAGCTCAATTTCACGCGAGACATGGAGCGTGAGGCGGATCGCATCGGCTTTGGCCTGATGAAGCCAGCCGGTTTCGCGCAGCAGGGCTTTGTGGGCATGTTCGACAAACTGCAGCAGGCCAATCGCATCAACGACAACGGCAGTTGGCCGTATTTGCGCAGTCACCCGCTGACCACGCAGCGGATTGCAGACATGCATGCGCGCATTGGCAAGGAGGATGGCGCGGAGCCGCCTGCTTCGCTCGACCACGTGATGATGGTGGCGCGCGCGCGGGTGTTGACCAAGCCGGGGGTGGAGGTGCTGCGCCAGTACGTCAACGAGACCAAGGATGTGGGGTTTGCCGACAAGTCGCTCAATCGCCGGGCGAGCGCGTTCTATGCGGCGGCGCTGAGTGGTGTGCAGTTGCAGGATTACGCTCTGGCGCGCGATGCGGTCGGCAAGCTCAAGCCGCTGGTGCAGGGCAATGCGGCGGCGCAGCGTCAGGTGCAGTTGCTGGCGGCGGAAGTGGAGATGGCGGCGGGCAAGCCCGAGGATGCGTTGCGTGAGCTGAATGCGGGTGGCCAGAGGATCACAGCCGATGCGGGGCGTCCCGAACTGCTGGCGCGCACGCAGGCGTTGCTGCAGTTGAAGCGCGGTGCCGAGATGACAGGCACGCTGCAGACGTGGGTGGCCACGCATCCCAAGGATTCAGGCGCGTGGCTGGCGTTGTCGCGGGTGTGGAATCAGCAGAACCAGCCGCTGCGGGCGATCCGTGCCGAGGCGGAGGCGCAGATGGGGCATTACGACTACGCGGCGGCGCTCGATCGTTTCAAGGCCGGGCAGGATCTGGCGCGCAAGGGCGGCGGCGATTTCTACGATGCGTCGATCATCGACACGCGCCTGCGCGAAGTGGAGTCACTTCTTAAGGAGCAGGCCGCCGATCGCAGCCTCAATTAG
- a CDS encoding phage holin family protein has product MKLLLKWLLSAAALLFVASIYSGVEVRSFPSALIAAAVIGLFNIILRPVLVILTLPVTLITLGLFLFIINALMFWAAGSVLGNGFNVHGFGAALIGSLIYSVLGMLIEAAIGGLLLKK; this is encoded by the coding sequence ATGAAACTCCTGCTCAAATGGCTGCTCAGCGCAGCCGCACTTCTGTTTGTGGCCAGCATCTACAGCGGCGTCGAAGTGCGCAGCTTCCCCAGTGCCCTGATCGCAGCCGCCGTCATCGGTCTGTTCAACATCATCCTGCGGCCCGTGCTCGTCATCCTCACGCTGCCGGTCACGCTGATCACGCTGGGGCTGTTTCTCTTCATCATCAACGCACTGATGTTCTGGGCCGCAGGCTCGGTGCTTGGCAACGGATTCAACGTGCACGGCTTCGGCGCCGCGCTGATCGGCTCGCTGATCTACTCCGTGCTCGGCATGCTAATTGAGGCTGCGATCGGCGGCCTGCTCCTTAAGAAGTGA
- a CDS encoding glutathione S-transferase N-terminal domain-containing protein, which produces MKLIGSSTSPYVRKVRVVMAEKKLDYRFQEEAVWSEETKISEFNPLGKVPCLVMEGGEAVFDSRVIVEYLDTLSPVGKLIPSSGRERAEVKTWEALADGVLDAGVLSRMESTWQHRKDGERSQAWIDRQHTKIKAGLVAMSLGLAEKPYCSGIHLSLSDIAVGCALGWLAFRFPEIDWRGDHPNLARLYDKLMQRPSFKDTQPH; this is translated from the coding sequence ATGAAACTCATTGGATCCTCTACCAGCCCCTACGTGCGCAAGGTGCGCGTTGTGATGGCGGAAAAGAAGCTGGACTACCGCTTCCAGGAGGAAGCCGTATGGTCGGAAGAAACCAAAATCTCCGAATTCAACCCGCTGGGCAAGGTGCCGTGCTTGGTGATGGAAGGCGGCGAAGCGGTTTTCGACTCGCGCGTGATCGTCGAGTATCTGGATACCCTGTCCCCGGTGGGCAAGCTGATTCCGTCGTCCGGCCGCGAACGCGCCGAGGTCAAGACCTGGGAAGCGCTGGCCGATGGCGTGCTCGACGCGGGTGTGCTCTCGCGCATGGAATCGACCTGGCAGCACCGCAAGGACGGCGAACGCTCGCAGGCGTGGATCGACCGCCAGCACACCAAGATCAAGGCAGGCCTTGTCGCCATGAGTCTCGGTCTGGCCGAAAAGCCGTACTGCAGCGGCATTCACCTGAGCCTCTCCGACATCGCCGTGGGCTGTGCGCTGGGCTGGCTGGCATTTCGCTTTCCCGAAATCGACTGGCGAGGTGACCACCCCAATCTCGCACGTCTGTACGACAAGCTGATGCAGCGCCCCAGCTTCAAGGACACACAACCGCATTGA
- the purB gene encoding adenylosuccinate lyase, producing the protein MSLSTITALSPLDGRYAAKLADLRPIMSEHGYMQRRVQVEITWFIALSDAGFDEFKPLSAGARNYLHGLVSNFSEADSAAIKDIEKTTNHDVKAVEYWIKSKFDARPELEKSAEFVHFACTSEDINNTSHALQLRAGRDKVVLPTLDRIQLKLRDMARQFADVPMLSRTHGQTASPTTVGKEIANVVMRLQTAADRISSVKMLAKMNGAVGNYNAHLSAWPDFDWEAFSKKVIESHEPDGLGLTFQPYSIQIEPHDYMAELFDAVARTNTILIDFSRDVWGYVSLGYFKQKLKAGEIGSSTMPHKVNPIDFENAEGNLGLANAMLRHLSEKLPISRWQRDLTDSTVLRNIGVALGYAVLAYNSLLTGLNKLELNEEALAKDLDHSWEVLAEPIQTVMRRYGVAGAYEKLKEVTRGKTVTAEALHALIQSLEIPQADKDRLLAMTPGSYTGKAAELAKRV; encoded by the coding sequence ATGAGCCTGTCCACGATCACCGCCCTCTCCCCCCTTGACGGCCGCTACGCCGCCAAGCTCGCAGACCTCCGCCCCATCATGAGCGAGCATGGCTACATGCAGCGCCGCGTGCAGGTGGAAATCACCTGGTTCATCGCCCTGTCCGATGCCGGTTTCGACGAATTCAAGCCGCTGTCCGCAGGCGCACGCAACTACCTGCACGGGTTGGTGAGCAACTTCTCCGAAGCCGATTCCGCCGCGATCAAGGACATCGAGAAGACCACCAATCACGACGTGAAGGCGGTCGAGTACTGGATCAAGTCCAAGTTCGATGCTCGTCCTGAACTGGAAAAGTCCGCTGAATTCGTGCACTTCGCCTGCACCAGCGAAGACATCAACAACACCAGCCACGCCCTGCAACTGCGCGCCGGTCGCGACAAGGTCGTGCTGCCCACGCTCGATCGCATCCAGCTCAAGCTGCGCGACATGGCCCGTCAATTTGCCGACGTGCCCATGCTCAGCCGCACCCACGGCCAGACCGCCAGCCCCACCACCGTCGGCAAGGAAATCGCCAACGTGGTGATGCGCCTGCAGACCGCCGCCGACCGCATCAGCAGCGTGAAAATGCTGGCCAAGATGAACGGCGCGGTCGGCAACTACAACGCCCACCTCTCCGCCTGGCCCGACTTTGACTGGGAAGCCTTCAGCAAGAAGGTCATCGAGAGCCACGAGCCCGATGGTCTGGGCCTGACCTTCCAGCCCTACTCCATCCAGATCGAGCCGCACGACTACATGGCCGAGCTGTTCGACGCCGTGGCCCGCACCAACACCATCCTGATCGACTTCTCGCGCGATGTCTGGGGCTACGTGAGCCTGGGTTACTTCAAGCAAAAGCTGAAGGCCGGCGAAATCGGCTCGTCCACCATGCCGCACAAGGTCAACCCGATCGACTTCGAAAACGCCGAAGGCAATCTGGGCCTGGCCAACGCCATGCTGCGCCACCTGTCGGAAAAGCTGCCGATCAGCCGCTGGCAACGTGACCTCACCGACAGCACCGTGCTGCGCAACATCGGCGTGGCCCTTGGCTACGCCGTGCTGGCCTACAACTCGCTCTTGACCGGCCTGAACAAGCTGGAACTCAACGAAGAAGCCCTCGCCAAGGATCTGGACCACAGCTGGGAAGTCCTGGCCGAGCCCATCCAGACCGTGATGCGCCGCTACGGCGTGGCCGGTGCCTACGAAAAGCTCAAGGAAGTCACCCGCGGCAAGACCGTCACCGCCGAAGCGCTGCACGCCCTGATCCAATCGCTCGAGATCCCCCAAGCCGACAAGGACCGCCTGCTCGCCATGACCCCCGGCAGCTACACCGGCAAGGCCGCAGAACTGGCCAAGCGCGTCTAA
- a CDS encoding efflux RND transporter periplasmic adaptor subunit, whose product MSRFLSLNFKLSLSAVSLALVALLGTAGALVPSTDSRAADDKKASEPRPALTVSTVKPTAANLAARLPANGNIAAWQEASIGTESNGLRLTDVRVNVGDTVKAGQVLATFASETIQADVAQARANLLEAQANSAESQANAERARTLSQSGALSAQQIQQYTTAAQTSQARVEAAKAMLNAQQLRMKHTTVLAPDSGVISSRTATVGAVLGAGTELFRMVRKGRLEWRAEVASSELPRIKVGGEVNVTAASGAQVQGKVRTIAPTVDAQTRNAIVYVDLPAHADIRAGMFARGEFALGQRNAITVPAAALVVRDGFSSVFEVTKDSKVRMLRVQTGQRTGETVEITSGLKPDASVVARGGAFLNDGDLVRVQPAAAAAQ is encoded by the coding sequence ATGTCGCGCTTTCTCTCTCTGAATTTCAAGCTTTCTCTTTCCGCCGTCTCGCTGGCTCTCGTGGCCCTGCTCGGCACAGCGGGTGCGCTGGTGCCGAGCACCGACTCGCGCGCCGCCGACGACAAGAAAGCCAGCGAGCCCCGCCCCGCGCTCACGGTGTCCACGGTGAAGCCCACTGCGGCCAACCTCGCGGCCCGCCTGCCCGCCAACGGCAACATCGCCGCGTGGCAGGAAGCCAGCATCGGCACGGAAAGCAACGGCCTGCGCCTGACCGACGTGCGCGTGAACGTAGGCGACACGGTGAAAGCCGGACAGGTGCTCGCCACCTTCGCGAGCGAAACCATACAGGCCGATGTGGCGCAGGCACGCGCCAATCTGCTCGAAGCGCAGGCCAACTCCGCCGAGTCGCAGGCCAATGCCGAACGTGCGCGCACGCTCAGCCAATCCGGCGCGTTGAGCGCCCAGCAGATCCAGCAATACACCACCGCCGCGCAGACCAGCCAGGCCCGCGTCGAAGCTGCCAAAGCCATGCTCAACGCGCAGCAACTGCGCATGAAGCACACCACCGTGCTGGCCCCCGACAGCGGCGTGATTTCTTCGCGCACCGCCACCGTGGGTGCGGTGCTCGGTGCTGGCACCGAGCTGTTCCGCATGGTGCGCAAGGGCCGACTTGAATGGCGCGCCGAGGTCGCTTCGAGCGAGCTTCCGCGCATCAAGGTGGGTGGCGAAGTGAACGTCACCGCGGCAAGTGGCGCGCAGGTGCAAGGCAAGGTCCGCACCATCGCGCCGACCGTGGACGCGCAGACGCGCAACGCCATCGTCTACGTCGATCTGCCCGCGCATGCCGACATCCGCGCCGGCATGTTCGCGCGCGGCGAATTCGCGCTCGGCCAGCGCAATGCGATCACCGTGCCCGCTGCAGCCCTCGTCGTGCGCGACGGTTTCAGCAGCGTGTTCGAGGTCACCAAGGACAGCAAGGTCCGCATGCTGCGCGTACAGACCGGCCAGCGCACGGGCGAGACGGTGGAGATCACTTCGGGCCTCAAGCCCGATGCCTCCGTCGTCGCGCGCGGCGGTGCCTTCCTGAACGACGGCGATCTGGTGCGCGTTCAGCCCGCTGCTGCGGCTGCCCAGTAA